The Passer domesticus isolate bPasDom1 chromosome 15, bPasDom1.hap1, whole genome shotgun sequence nucleotide sequence CCAGTTTGGGATGGTCCcgtttttcctccttcccagtGCAGGAGTTTGTCTGGAATCCTTTGCTGGCACTGTGCTGACACCTCCCAGGCTTCCCAGCTGTCCTGGGTGActccctaaaccaggacaccaaCAAACCCTGAAATTGCTAAATTTTGATGGGTCTCTTCCCCCTGCTCCATTACCCTGCAAAACTCAACCAGCTATAGCTGTGGAGGGGTGGAACAAAGCACAGGAGAAACCTGAGCTGGGCTTTTCCAGCTCTCTAAAAGACGTGGTCACCTAGAAAACATGTCAGCTATTCCATTAGCTGGATGCCAGCACTGAGGAGTGGGTGAGTGCCAGAGCCCCTGGCTCTGGAGGGGTGTCTCAGGCACAAGCCTGAGCCTCAACCAGCCTCTGCCACGTGCTCCACACTGAAAATAGCAGTGCTCCGTGAGTAAATGCAGCAGTTTGGGCAgacagcacaggagcagggcaggcaaaGTCCAGAACCTGAATTTCAGTGATGCATCTCatcatttggggttttttaactgCCAGTTCTGCTGGGTTAACCCGTGTGCTGTTACCTGGCTCCCCAGCTGCagacaggagcagctccagctcctgctgcctctgccagggctgggctgggctggcaggcaccagagcccagctctggctctccctGGGGGTTACCAGCTGCACCAGTGCCCTGCTGGTCCTTCCCTTCTCCTCGGGCTCCCACAGGAGCCCAGCTTGGTGCTGGAGGAACTGGGGGGAGCACAGTGCACTCCTGCCTCCACGCAGCCCAGTTCCCCCAGCACCTGCCGTGACTGGGATTCTCCTCCCGAGGCTGGCACGGGGTGGGAAGGGCTTGCAGACAGCTCAGCTGTCCTGCTGCTCGGtgtcctggctcccagcagggccagcagcagccttggCACTGAGGGCTCCATCACAGCCACCCtgaggggcagctccagggctctttGCCTTGCTGTGCCTTGGACTGCCCCGGGCTGTGGCTGGGGATCACCTAAGGACACAATCAAGAATGTTCTTCCAGTGTTAAACTACATAAAGAGGAAGGGGAAATGTCATTCTGTCATTACTTTTTACTAAAAAGTTTTATCTTGGGTAAGGCTTTTTTATATGTAGAAGGAAAATATTCCAGACTTCTGGAAAGAGACAAGTTGGAAAGTGTGGTGGACGACAtgacagcagagctctgagtgaTGGTCAGGAGGGTCAGCAAACCTTGCTTTGACCTGTGTAACCTCATGTTCCACAggcacagggccaggctgtgggcagggctgtggctgcccgctgctgctgcctgccctgagGAGGTttgggcacggggagagggaaggTTCTGGTTCTGGGGGTCgtggtgggatgggctctggctgTGTGGAGCTGTGTGATCCgtgcagggctgggtttggtgtCTGGGCACCACCCACATGAACTCCTCTGTCGCAGGCAGCTGGATGaggagggctgggcagagctcaggAGGAGGCTCCGGGAATTCACACTCAACACCCAGGTAAAGCTCTGGCACAGCCCGCTGGAGGCCAGGCTGATCTCTCACCcacagcagggatgtgctgcctcagcccctgccctggggctgctccagcctggagggGGGAACTTCCATGGAGTCACAGAACGTCCTGACTGGGAGAGACCCCCAGggatcatccagcccagctcctgtccctgcacagaccccccaacaatcccaccctgggcatccctgagagcattgtccaaaccctcctggagccctggcagcctcggggctgtgcccattccctggggatcACTCTCCATGGAGCCTTGCTGAGGCTCACCCCTCCAAGCAATGCTGGCaggtcccagctgctgggggctccaggctttACTGTCCCTGCTCCTAAAGCAAGGAGAGCAGCCCCTGGTCACTCCTGCCCACGTttcagaaaaagcattttggcATCTCTGGAATAAACTGGGGCTGattgctgccctgtgctggcactgctgggacacctccagtcctgggggcagttttgggccACTCAAGAAAAGAaggacactgaggggctggagggggtcatgggaagggaacagagctgggaaggggctggagcaccaggaggggctgagggagctgggaaggggctcagactggagagaaggaggctcaggggggaccttgtggctctgcacaactcctgacaggaggggacagccgggggggtcgggctgtgctccctgggaacagggacaggaggagagggaacggccccaagctgtgccaggggaggtttaggttggatattgggagaatttctccatggaaagggtggtcaggcactggcacagctgcacagggcagtggTGGGGTCACCACCCCTGAAGGGATTTATAGGACacatggatgtggcacttggggacatgggtcagtggtggccttggtaGTGTCAGGTTAACACCTGGATTCTAGTGGGCTTTTCCAACCAATTCACACAATTCCACAGTTTTTTGATTCTATTCAACCTGGTTCTAGTTTAGGCTGAATCTGAATCAGCTTCCCAGCCTggttcctgctgcctgcagggataTCCACTTCCAtgtcctgcccttccctgtccACAGCAACCTGAGGGAGTGCTCCACCATTCCCTGGGATGTAAAGCTCATTCCCTGGGATGTAAAGCTCACTCCCTGGGATGTGAAGCTCACTCCCTGGGGATGTAAAGCTCACTCCCTGGGATGTAAAGCTCACTCCCTGGGGAATTAAAGCTCATTCCCTGGGGATGTAAATCTCATTCCCTGGGATGTAAAGCTCACTCCCTGGGATGTAAAGATCATTCCCTGGGATGTAAAGCTCATTCCCTGGGATGTAAAGATCATTCCCTGGGATGTAAATCTCACTCCCTGGGATGTAAAGCTCACTCCCTGGGATGTAAAGCTCACTCCCTGGGATGTGAAGCTCACTCCCTGGGATGTAAAGCTCACTCCCTGGGATGTAAAGCTCCACACCTGCATAGGGCCTATCTCTGTGGCCAAAAGAAAAGAGATGTCATGGTGGAGAGGCTGGACTGGTGGGGAAGTGTTCAGAAGGTCGGACTCATCATCCCTGAGCAACATCAATCCCATGGCACAGATGtcttttttccacattttctccATGTTCTGTGCCCctgcaggagcacctggagcagcagagaagcCAGCTGCTGGCTCGGGCTGTGGGGGCAGAGGAGCAGGTGTTGGAGCTGCAGGGGTACATCGACCAGCACCTTGCCAGGTGAGAGGGGATCCCTCTCCAGGCTTGGTGCCAGCGCTGTCCCCGtgcccactgccagccctgccacagcctgccagcacagcccatgTCCCACTGCTCCTCCAGCTGTGCAGGCAGCTGCCACCACCTCTTGTGCCACggggcagcaggacagacacACCTCACACACCACAGGCGTCCTTCCCTGCGTGCTCACCCATCCTTGGGAGGAATCACAGTCACAGATTGGGTTGGAAGTGACACAAAcagcccccctgccatgggcagggacaccttccactgtcccaggctgctccaagccctgcccagcctggccttgggcactgccagggatccaggggcagccacagctgctctgggcaccctgtgccagggcctgcccaccctcatagggaacaattccttcccaatatcccatccagccctgccctctgccagtctAAAGCCATTCCCCATGCCCTGCCACTTTATGCCATTTTCCAAAGTCCTCCCCCCactctcttggagccccttcAAGCACTGGAAGGTGCTCTAAGGTTTCCCTGTAACCTTCACTGGAACCTAAAATCTAAAGCCTAAAACCTTCAAAGTTCTTTTATTCACAGGTTCTAACCCAAGTCGTCCCAGCTGCCCTGACCTGTGTTCCCCTCTCCCTGGctcatcctgctctgggcagggagagcagcaggggagggagaggacaAGGAGGGCAGGTGTGTCAGGGGCTGATCCCCTGCTCCTGCCGTGCCCCCAGCCGTGGGCTGGGTCAGGCTCTGCCCTCACCTGGCACAGCCCATGAATGCCcattctctgggaaaggccatgggatCTGCGTGCCAGGCTCGGCTCCTGGCATGGCTCACTGCCCGGGGACTGTGAGGGGTGACAGTGGCACTTCCACTGCTCATGGTCATTGGGGACAGTGGCACTTCCACTGCTCATGGTCATTGGGGACAGTGGCACTTCCCACTGCTCATTGTCATTGGGGACAGTGGCACTTCCACTGCTCATTGTCATTGGGGACAGTGGCACTTCCACTGCTCATGGTGAGGAGTGACAGTGGCACTTCCACACTGCTCATGGTGAGGGTGACAGTGGCACTTCCACTGCTCATGGTCATTGGTGACAGTGGCACTTCCACTGCTCATGGTGAGGAGTGACAGTGGCACTTCCACTGCTTATGGTCATTGGTGACAGTGGCACTTCCACTGCTCATTGTCATTGGGGACAGTGGCACTTCCCACTGCTCATTGTCATTGGTGACAGTGGCACTTCCACTGCTCATGGTCATTGGTGACAGTGGCACTTCCACTGCTCATTGTCATTGGGGACAGTGGCACTTCCCACTGCTCATTGTCATTGGTGACAGTGGCACTTCCACTGCTCATGGTCATTGGTGACAGTGGCACTTCCACTGCTCATGGTGAGGAGTGACAGTGGCACTTCCACTGCTCATGGTCATTGGTGACAGTGGCACTTCCACTGCTCATTGTCATTGGGGACAGTGGCACTTCCACTGCTCATGGTGAGGAGTGACAGTGGCACTTCCACACTGCTCATGGTGAGGGTGACAGTGGCACTTCCACTGCTCATGGTCATTGGTGACAGTGGCACTTCCACTGCTCATGGTGAGGAGTGACAGTGGCACTTCCACTGCTCATGGTGAGGGTGACAGTGGCACTTCCACTGCTCATGGTGAGGGTGACAGTGGCACTTCCCCTGCAGGTACAAGCAGGAGATCCTGCGGCTGAGGAACGCTGGGGGCAGCGAGGTGCCCGCAGTGCCCCGTGCCAGCCACGAGCCAGCGCAGCCCCAGCCTTGGGAGGTCAGTGTTCATGGAGTGCCAGGCAAGGATCCCTCTCGGGCTGGGAGGTGGGAACAGCGAGAGAAACCATGTGGGTGTTTCTGCTCTTAAATTCACAGGAGTAAACGAGACCAGACCACGGCGTCTGTCTGTACCCGCCAGGCTGCAGGAATTCTCTCTTCCCTGAGCACCCCTCGGACACAGGGCAGGATCCCAGGCAGCTCTTCACTGCTGGGCTGCACGGACaggttcctgctcctgctggaacaTTTTTTCCTGGATGAGACCTGGAGCTGGAccaagggctgctcctgcctcgcTCCCCTCACCCCTGAGACAGAGCCAAGGCTGGCTCAGACCAGGATTTGTTTGGGCTTAGACAAAGGGATGAGCTGCTCTTTTACTGGGAGGGTGGTgaaaggctgcccagagcagccctggatccctggcagtgcccagggccaggctgggcaggacttggagcagcctggaaggtgcccctgccatggcagggatgaaacaagagcagcatcaaggtcccttccaacccaacccattctatggttctgtgattctgtggtggGAAAACCCCATTTTCCTCTGGGTTTGAATGGAAAATAGAATATTATATTGACAAGCAGGGCCAAACTGATCCTGCACAGAGATGAGCTGGAAAAGATGGCAGAGCAAAGCCCAagtccaggagcagcagctgctccagctccaggacCATCCAGCAGCTCAAAGACAAAGCAAAAACCTCAGAGGAATAATCAACCAAAACTTtaaagtttttaatttaaaacttaaACTGAAATAAAGCAGCAATCATCCAAAAAGAGGCACTGGAGCGTCATCCCTTCAATCCTGCGTTAATCCCAGGATTTCCAGGTCTGATTCCCTCCTCCCTTGCTTTGCTCACACTCTGGAAAAATGAAGATCCGCCACCCTGCAAGTCCCCAGGGCAAATGCTGGCCAAGCACTTCTGTCCTGAGTGAGCCAAGGGCTGGAGTGGCTCTGACCCTTAAGGCCAGGCTTAAGGAGGCTGCTGTTAACCCGGGCTTAACGAGGCTGGGGTCAGAGCCGGCTCTGCTGGGCGCTGCCCTGCACCTCCCGCCGCACCTCCTTGATGTCGTAGGCCCAGACCTGGtccaggccctggcccagggtgctgctggggctccagctggggaaggggtAGCGTCCCGCCACCACCCGCGCGTCGtcgggcagctctgccaggagcttgctggccaagggaggcttctggggAGAGACACAGCCGGGACAGGCAGCCTTAGCACACGGTCACacagtggcagtgccaccagggaccgtggggcagctcctgggacatcGACCCTTCAGAGCTGAGGGCTGCTACTGGCCCTGGGTGAGGCTGGGACTTGGAGCAAGCCATGAGCAACAGGACAAAGGAACAGCCTCAAGTGGCACCAGGGCAGGCTTGGGTTGGATATTGGGAGAattccttcatggaaagggtggtcaggcactggcacagctgcccagggcagtggtggagtcaccatccctgcagggctttaacgtggatgtggcacttggggacacgaCTCATTGCTGGGGGAATGGCAGCAATCCAtcccagagggattttccaACCTCCATGATTCCATAAATCCAAATGCTGTGTGGCACCAAACCACTGAGCCACAGGGATGTCCACCTGGCCTTACCCATGCCAGACCCCCTCTGTTTCCCAGGACAAGCCCCCTCGGGCTGGCCCAGAAGAACTCGGGGTGTGAGGGGCTGACTCACCACGCTGGGGGCCAGGAACACGATCACGTTGTGGCAGTCTGAGAGATTCACCTGAACACACAAGGAAAAGGGGAATAAcgagcagcaggcagagcaggaacaaCTGTGTGAGTGTCCAAACCTTGTGGGTGATCTCTGGAACCTTGCAGGGAGCAAAGGTGCCACAAAAGATGTGGGATGGGGAAGTgtgggtgtgaaagcagcatcTCTTGGGAAACACCTGCCTCCAGCACCATCCCAGACCCACATTCCCTGATGGATTCTCTCTGCTCAGGCTGCAAATACCTCATGGCAGCCTGAGAAGCTCATGTCTGCAGGTGAGCCTGTCAGCAGCACCCAGACctctcctcagagctgctccaagcAGCAGAACTGGCCATGGGCTGCCCCAGCTGGCATTCCCTGGACAGGAGGATGGATTTCCCCCTCCCACCTGGCATTCCCTGGAAAGGAGGATGGATTTCCACCTCCCACCTGGCATTCCCTGGAAAGGAGGATGGATTTCCACCTCCCACCTGGCATTCCCTGGAAAGGAGGATGGATTTCCACCTCTCAggagcagtgtgggatggggaaGGAGCAAGCAGCCATCAGCAAATCCATCCTGGAGAGGCAAACAGAGCTCTGGCCCTGCCCTGAGCGCATCCAGACCCTCGGGATGCTGTTACCTTCCACAGatccttcttcaggaaggagaTCTTCCCGTGGTACCCAGCCTTCCAGGCACGGTAGTtggccaggcacagcagccaggggTTGAGCTCATAGCCCAGGGctggcctcagcccctgcttgTAAGCCTCGAGCACctggagggggagagaggggggcTGAAAGCCAAAGCACCTCGGTGCTGAGGGCAGGAtttgggtgggcaggggctgctgcccacCCCACTCACCCCATcctgctggctcagggcagGGTGAGCTCGGAGCTCAGCACCACCCACTCCCTcattcccaccctgctccctgcacgTGTCCTTCAGAGCTGCCAAAGATCACCTACGGCCATCTAGAGCCACCCTGGACCACCTGGGGCTGCCTAGAACCACCTGGGGCTGTTCAGAGCCACCGAGGACCATGCTGGGTCACCTAGGACCACCAAGGTCACCAAGGGACACCCAGGACAATCGAGAACCACCTACAGCTGTCTAACACCATCGAGGACCCTCTGGGACCACGGGGGATGGTCCTGCACCGTAGCCAGGAGGATCAGCAGACACACAGCCAgaagccaggcagcagcagggcggGGGTCTCCCCTCCACCCTCCCGTGCAGCCCCCCTGACACCCCAAGCCCCCCGAGCCTTACGAGCCGTCCATCTCCGGAGCCCAGATCCACGGTCTTGccggcgcggccccgcagcAGCGCCAGGGTGTTGGCCACCTGCCGGGGGCTGGAGGGCTGGTAGGGCACCTGGGGGGCACAGCGGGTcagggggcagggctgggggcaggggcagggctgggggtgccggggcagggctgggggtgccggggcagggctgggggtacCTGCAGGCGCAGCGGGACGCGGCGGAAGCCGGGCATCAGCAGCACGGCCCAGGTGGCCCACACGGCCGCCCCGCTAGCCACGGCCAGCGCCAGCAGCCCCCGGCCGCCCAGCGCGCCCCCGGGCCGCGCCCAGCTCGGCTCGCCCGGCTCgcccggctcccagcccggctccagcgCCGCATCCCAGCCCGGCTCCATGGCCGCCGGAAGGGGAGGGAGCACGGCCCCAGCCTTCcgccgggagcggccccggacaccgggacaccgggacaccgggacaccgggacaccgggacaccgggacaccgggacaccgggacacggggtggacacggcggggacaccgggacaccgggacacgggGAGGGCACGGGAGTGACacggccccggggctgcaggagaggcagaaCTCGGCGTGGTTGTGTGCGAGTGTGCACAGCGGGGTGTGTGTGAtaagagctctgtgtgtgtgtgtctgtgtgtgtgtgtgtgtgtgtgtgtgtgtgtgtgtgtgtgtgtgtgtgtgtgtgataacagctctgtgtgtctctgtgtgtttgtgcagaGCTGTTTTTGCTCCAGGGCAGTTCTGCACGGTTGGTGTGCAGAACTGCCCTGGTGTTGGGTGGAGCTGTGAGTGGTGGATGGCTGtgcactgctgtgtgtgtgtctgtgtctgtctgtgcagGCTGTGCACGGCTGTTGTGTGCAGGGgtgtgctgctgtgtgctgagcacgatgggctgtgtgtgctggggaacagctctgtgtgtgtgcacagtgtgtgtgtgtgtgtgtacagtgtgtgtgtgtgtgtgcacagtgtgtgtgcacagtgtgtgtgtgtgtgtgtgtgcacagtgtgtgtgtgtgcacagtgtGTGTTCTGGGgaacagctctgtgtgtgtgcacagtgtgtgtgtgtgtctgtgtgcacagtgtgtgcagtgtgtgtgtgcacagtgtgtgtgtgtgtctgtgtgcacagtgtgtgcagtgtgtgtgtgcacagtgtgtgtgtgtgtctgtgtgcacagtgtgtgcagtgtgtgtgtgcacagtgtgtgtgtgtgtgcacagtgtgtgtgtgcacagtgtgtgtgtgtgtgtgtgcacagtgtgtgtgtgtgtgcacagtgtgtgtgtgcacagtgtgtgtgtgtgtgtgtgcacagtgtgtgtgtgcacagtgtgtgtgtgcacagtgtgtgtgtgtgtgtgtgtgtgtgtgtgcatgcacagtgtgtgtgcatgcacagtgtgtgtgtgtgtgcacagtgtgtgtgtgtgtatgtgcacagtgtgtgtgtgcacagtgtgtgtgtgtgtgtgtgtgtgtgcacagtgtgtgtgtgcacagtgtgtgtgtgtgtgtgtgtgtgtgtgtgcacagtgtgtatgtgtgcacagtgtgtgtgtgtgtgtgcatgcacagtgtgtgtgcatgcacagtgtgtgtgtgtgtgtgtgtgcacagtgtgtgtgtgtgcacagtgtgtgtgtgtgcacagtgtgtgtgtgtgtgtacagtgtgtgtgtgtgcacagtgtgtgtgtgtgtgtacagtgtgtgtgtgtgtgtgtgtgtgcacagtgtgtgtgtgtgtgtgtgcatgcacagtgtgtgtttgtgcacagtgtgtgtttgtgcacagtgtgtgtgtgcacagtgtgtgtgtgtgcacagtgtgtgtgtgtgcacagtgtgtgtgtggctctcagtgcctgcagctctgtgtgtgtgcacagtgtGTGACCAAGCACGGTTGTGTGTGGCGGTGAATCGTGGTTCAGCCGTGCACAGCCAGGTTCAGCTGTGCGTGGCTGTGTGTCTGTACCGTGacccacagctctgtgtgtttgTGCGCTGCTGCACCGCtctgtgtggctgtgcagggctgtgcactCCTGTCTGAAGGGTTCTGATGGCTGCACGTGGCTGTGCACAGGTTTGCACAGATGAACACGGCCGTGTGAAGCTGTGGGTGTTGTTGTGCAGGGCTGTGATTGGCAGTGTGTGTGCTTGTGCACAGGTTTGTGCAGCTGAGCAgggtcctgcagggctgttgcAGCTGTCCTGGTGAGCAGGGTTGTGTGCAGTGGTGCCCAGCTGTGCACAACCGCCTCTGCACGGCTGTGTGTGCATTGCcatgggcagctgtgccagctgtgtgcagttgtgcaGGGTCCTGCATGGGTGTTGGCACTCCTTCTGGGCTGTGCATGGATTTGTGTGTGGCTACTGCTTTtgtgcacagccctgtgtgAGGTTGTTGGGGCTGTGCACACCCGTGTGGGGCTGTGCACACCCGTGTGGGGCTGTAGGGGCTGTTTGGGGCTGTGCACACCCGTGTGGGGCTGTAGGGGTTGTTGGGGGCTGTAGGGGCTGTGCACACCCGTGTGGGGCTGTAGGGGCTGTTTGGGGCTGTTGGGGCCCTGCTGCCTCAGCCGGGGTTTTCCTGCTGCGAGGCAGCAGCGACTGTGGGAAAATTCCAGGCGTTGTGGGGGGGCAGCCAGGccccgcagcccctgcccagccccaattaGTGACCCCCCCCTCCCAAGCAGCCCAGACGCGGGAACAACACCCGTTCAGAAGGCACAAAGGGCCGCAGCCCCCTGCCAGGACGGCCACATGTCACCGGGGATGCCACTGCTGTCACCTCCCCCCGTCTCTCCTCAGCCTTGGGTCAGCATTTGTGGGCTTTGCAGGGTGTCCTCCTCCCGCGgcgttttggggtgtcccctgAGGGCCTGGGGGGTCTGGTGGCCCCCGTGTCCTTGCCACAGGACCACCAGCCTCATCACGTCCCTCGGTGTCTCTGGGGCCGTTCCCAGCGGAGGAGAGACCCCAGCCCGTGCTGGGAATGGCTTTGGGGTGCAGGGAAGCAGAATTGGGATTCCCACTCCTCAGCGCTGGGGCCGGCACAGGCCCAGCCCCCCGGAGCCCCTCTTTGGGGATGAGCCAAGGGCAGGAGTGTTCCTGCCCCCGCCTCCCCCTGATTTGTGGGAACCGGGCGGGATGAGGAtgcacacacacccacacacgTGTTCTACCCCCAGACAcacagctcagggcactgaCAACGCCAGATCCCATTAATCACGTTCCcgggagcagcagtggggctcCAGCGGGGGGTGAAGCCGCCCCCAAACacagcccggggctgctccctcccctgccGCCCCAAAGGGCCCGGCGTGGCCAAAGCGGGGCTGCGGGGATCACCCCGATTTTCCGCTTTCTGCTCTTTCTCGCTGGCAGGTGGAGCTGGTTAAAGCAGAAAATCCAGGGAAACCGGAGCcgggggccgggggctgcggaggaggaggatggtcCGTGGGgatgagcagctcctggagcgcCCGAGCGCCCCTGCGGTGCTGCAGAGCGAATTCAATCGGGGGGCAGTgcccgggcagggctgagcctccCTGCCGGGCCCCTGGGATTTAGCAGGGGGGTGGCCggtccctcctgcccctgccccgggTGCCCGCAGCATCTCGAGCAGGTGGCCGTGCGAGGGGACCGGTTGCGATGTGTCACTGGAGCCGAAGAGCTTTTAATCCTCCTCTTTCCAGGGCAGCTtcccccgccggggccgcggcggctGCAAAGCAGCCCCGACCGCCAGGAATTTGTCGCTATGTGCTGGGAAAGCCGCTTCCCACCAGCTGTCGGCAGCCGGACGCGGGGGACGGGGTGAGGGGCCGAGGGGGCCCCGCTGCGGGCCGGGGTccggctgcagccccagcatcGCTCCCCGCGCTGGGATGGCGCTGCCTTGCCTTTGTCCGGGTCAGAGGATGGGGCTGGAAGCAGACCTGGTGTCAGGATTTGGGGTACAGCTCCCCAGAGTTGTGGGGGTGTCCTCAGAATTATCGGGTTTTCGCTTCTCCTCTTGCCGAGGGCTGTGGGGTGGAGCTTCCTCCGGCCCCAAGGTGCTCATCCTGGACCCCCGGGGCTTCATCCTGAGTTTAAACTCCAGAGGCATCATCCTGACCCTAAGGGGTACCCCTGAGCCCCGGGGCTTTTATCCTGAGTTTATGGGGCTTCCCCTGGTCCCAGGGGCATCATCCAACCCTATGGGGCATCCTTAAACCCCAGGACCTTATCCTGGCCCTATAGGGCCTCCCTGAACCCCAGGGACATCACCCTGACCCCAGTGGGGGTCCCCTGGTCTCAGGGCCACCCCCGTGCCCCACGGCAGCCCGGAGCTCTGGGGTGCTGCCGGCGGGCTGGGCAGGCtgcccgggggtccctgggggtccccactcGGTGCTGGGGCCGCAGGGAGGGCTGAGCGGGCCCGGCCGCCTTTGTGCCTCCCCTTTGTGCCCCGCGATTCACACGTTCGGGCTTTCATCCGGCAGCCGGGGAGGAGGAGGCgaagggagcaggggaggggggagaggggctggaggggggaAATGGCGGGAAACGGCGACTCCCTTTGTgtgacaggga carries:
- the ANTKMT gene encoding adenine nucleotide translocase lysine N-methyltransferase isoform X2; this translates as MEPGWDAALEPGWEPGEPGEPSWARPGGALGGRGLLALAVASGAAVWATWAVLLMPGFRRVPLRLQVLEAYKQGLRPALGYELNPWLLCLANYRAWKAGYHGKISFLKKDLWKVNLSDCHNVIVFLAPSVKPPLASKLLAELPDDARVVAGRYPFPSWSPSSTLGQGLDQVWAYDIKEVRREVQGSAQQSRL
- the ANTKMT gene encoding adenine nucleotide translocase lysine N-methyltransferase isoform X1 → MEPGWDAALEPGWEPGEPGEPSWARPGGALGGRGLLALAVASGAAVWATWAVLLMPGFRRVPLRLQVPYQPSSPRQVANTLALLRGRAGKTVDLGSGDGRLVLEAYKQGLRPALGYELNPWLLCLANYRAWKAGYHGKISFLKKDLWKVNLSDCHNVIVFLAPSVKPPLASKLLAELPDDARVVAGRYPFPSWSPSSTLGQGLDQVWAYDIKEVRREVQGSAQQSRL